The Impatiens glandulifera chromosome 3, dImpGla2.1, whole genome shotgun sequence genome contains a region encoding:
- the LOC124932218 gene encoding uncharacterized protein LOC124932218 — translation MEQSNAASEEEETDLVDFFNQDESAIADILLLLSNSKPRKPIHDKGNHFTVTHQSQSFLLPDWASKKRRSTTNRAVRAPPSKKELPPSPATPLLFSSSESEDKLNRKIRVTQKKKRQVLKKNVEGLVGCRETLRVELQKVGTYHSQLQEINLALKTMKQDLSTTVTTTTASNNGNGYPTTMHNNNCVVIQQLQQQQPYNMFVNQTDASCPSSLNCSWQTQIQNFQQSCRNSSSSQLGMGALLYLSSSGPQLVVNKRPDLNAPSESGYLFNVHPSDLRRTFSDAEKKAKYAAARKLRMNNNRMKQTRRMSSSSSTAKIKMQTFMSR, via the exons ATGGAACAGAGTAATGCTGcttctgaagaagaagaaaccgaTCTCGTTGATTTTTTCAATCAAGACGAGTCAGCCATAGCCGACATCTTACTTCTCCTTTCTAATTCCAAACCCAGGAAGCCGATTCATGACAAGGGTAATCATTTCACTGTCACTCACCAATCCCAATCCTTTCTTCTGCCCGATTGGGCCTCTAAAAAGAGGAGATCTACAACTAATAGAGCGGTAAGAGCGCCGCCAAGCAAAAAAGAGTTGCCACCAAGCCCCGCAACCCCGCTTCTGTTCTCATCAAGCGAATCAGAGGACAAGCTCAACCGCAAAATCCGCGTAACCCAAAAGAAA AAGAGACAAGTATTGAAGAAGAACGTCGAGGGTTTGGTTGGGTGCAGGGAGACATTGAGAGTG GAATTACAGAAAGTGGGGACATATCATTCCCAGCTTCAAGAAATCAATTTGGCATTGAAGACCATGAAACAAGAT TTGAGTACTACTGTTACTACAACTACTGCTTCTAATAATGGAAATGGTTATCCAACAACGATGCACAACAACAATTGTGTAGTTATCCAACAGTTACAACAACAGCAGCCGTACAACATGTTTGTGAATCAAACGGATGCATCATGCCCATCATCATTGAATTGTTCATGGCAGACCCAGATTCAGAACTTCCAACAGTCGTGCAGAAACAGCAGCAGCAGCCAATTGGGAATGGGGGCTTTACTTTACTTATCATCTTCTGGGCCTCAGTTGGTCGTCAACAAGAGACCTGATCTGAATGCACCGTCTGAAAGCGGCTACCTTTTCAATGTGCACCCATCGGATCTTAGAAGAACTTTTTCAGATGCGGAGAAGAAGGCAAAATATGCTGCAGCTCGGAAGCTGAGGATGAACAACAACAGGATGAAACAGACAAGGCgaatgtcttcttcttcttctacagCCAAAATCAAAATGCAGACATTCATGTCCAGATGA
- the LOC124931005 gene encoding hexokinase-2, chloroplastic: MSVTPATPPFRSLRFSRSPASSSPRFHMRSNVIPPLGPMLTKLKTECATPLPLLRHVTSSMAADMRAGLAVDGGSDLKMILSYVDNLPTGNEKGLYYALDLGGTNFRVLRVQLGGKEERVVATEFQQVPIPQELMSSTSEELFDFIASSLANFSETEGDKFELPNGTKREMGFTFSFPVKQTSIDSGILIKWTKGFSVSGTAGRDVVACLNEAMERKGFDMRVSALVNDTVATLAGAKYWDKDVMVAVILGTGTNACYVERVDAIPKINNNNNNQTHSGMTIVNTEWGAFSNGLPLTEFDRDMDAQSINPGEQIFEKTISGMYLGEIIRRVLLKMAQHEGAALFGNSPLEKLSTPFSLRTPDVCSMQQDTSQDLKSVEAILYDVAGVRSDLSARKMVVEVCDTIVKRGGRLAGAGIVGILQKMEDSGGLFMGNRTVVAMDGGLYEHYPQYRDYLQEAVNELLGPDVSRNIVIEHSKDGSGIGAALLAATNSKYSHHA, from the exons ATGTCGGTAACTCCGGCGACGCCGCCCTTCCGATCTCTCCGGTTCTCACGATCACCGGCTTCTTCCTCGCCGAGGTTTCACATGAGGTCGAACGTGATCCCCCCTTTAGGACCAATGCTGACCAAGCTCAAGACTGAGTGCGCCACTCCACTCCCTCTTTTACGCCACGTCACCAGTTCCATGGCAGCTGATATGCGTGCCGGCCTTGCCGTCGACGGCGGAAGCGATCTCAAAATGATTCTAAGCTATGTCGACAATCTTCCAACTgg aaatgagaaagGGTTATATTATGCTCTGGATCTTGGTGGTACAAATTTCCGTGTTCTTCGAGTACAGTTAGGAGGGAAGGAGGAGAGAGTGGTGGCCACTGAATTTCAGCAAGTTCCGATCCCACAGGAACTCATGTCCTCTACCTCTGAG gaGCTTTTCGATTTCATTGCTTCTTCACTGGCTAATTTCTCTGAAACTGAGGGCGATAAGTTTGAGTTACCAAATGGGACTAAAAGGGAGATGGGTTTCACTTTTTCTTTCCCGGTGAAGCAAACCTCCATTGATTCCGGCATACTCATCAAGTGGACAAAAGGGTTTTCCGTCTCTGGAACA GCGGGAAGAGACGTGGTGGCATGCCTGAATGAAGCTATGGAAAGGAAAGGGTTCGATATGCGGGTTTCAGCCCTg GTGAATGACACGGTTGCGACACTGGCCGGAGCAAAATATTGGGATAAGGATGTAATGGTGGCTGTAATCCTAGGAACAGGGACCAATGCTTGTTATGTAGAACGCGTCGATGCTATTCCTAagatcaacaacaacaacaacaatcaaactCACTCGGGCATGACG ATTGTCAATACAGAGTGGGGAGCATTCTCCAATGGCCTTCCGTTGACGGAGTTTGATCGGGACATGGACGCTCAGAGTATAAACCCCGGCGAACAG ATATTTGAGAAGACCATCTCTGGCATGTACCTCGGCGAGATCATCCGACGAGTGCTGCTCAAGATGGCTCAACATGAAGGCGCCGCCTTGTTCGGGAACTCCCCTCTCGAAAAATTGTCCACACCTTTCTCTCTTAG GACCCCAGACGTATGTTCAATGCAACAGGACACTTCCCAAGATCTCAAATCCGTGGAGGCAATCCTATACGATGTGGCAGGG gtGAGGTCTGATTTGAGTGCGAGGAAAATGGTGGTGGAGGTTTGCGACACGATAGTGAAGAGGGGAGGAAGGCTGGCTGGGGCAGGGATTGTTGGGATACTTCAAAAGATGGAGGATTCGGGAGGTTTATTCATGGGAAATAGGACGGTTGTGGCCATGGATGGAGGTTTATACGAACATTATCCTCAGTATAGAGACTATCTTCAAGAAGCTGTCAATGAGCTTTTAGGACCCGATGTTTCTAGAAACATTGTCATCGAACATTCTAAAGATGGGTCGGGAATCGGGGCTGCTCTGTTGGCTGCCACTAATTCCAAGTACTCGCACCATGCTTGA
- the LOC124931323 gene encoding endoglucanase 2-like, which translates to MRVIKPREMGGRRSTSKLYSGWFLVLIVGGLIIVLAIHKNTNNSHVPVPPGFVDDGGKYAEALKVAMKFFDVQKSGKLLNNEISWRGDSGLKDGSQANLDLSKGMYDAGDHMKFGFPMAFTATVLSWAILEYGNEMKTLKQLKPAKDSLKWITDYLINAHPTDNVLYIQVGDPETDHGCWDRPENMTQNRPLIQINSSFPGTEVAAETAAAMASASLVFKDEESGYSRTLVKHAKQLFNFADEYRGYYSESFPDLQKYYNSSGYGDELLWAASWLYYATGDEFYLDYVCGKNGNDFADWGIPTWFSWDDKRAATQVLLSRISFFGSRENSKSVINYRRSAESVMCNILPTSPAATTSRTHGGLIWVSEWNALLHPIGSSFLAVLFSDYMFTARVTKLSCHGHTFSPHDLRKFAISQADYVLGENPMKMSYVIGYGDKYPEYVHHRGASIPSDATTGCMDGWKWFESTEPNPNVATGAVVGGPFLNETYEDVRNNSRQGEASTYNSALLVGLLSGLVMTTSSLVTTSF; encoded by the exons ATGAGAGTAATCAAACCCAGAGAAATGGGTGGCCGAAGGTCCACATCAAAACTATACTCCGGTTGGTTTCTCGTGCTGATTGTCGGTGGGCTGATCATCGTCCTCGCCATACACAAGAACACTAACAACTCCCATGTTCCGGTTCCTCCCGGTTTTGTTGACGACGGCGGAAAGTATGCGGAGGCTCTTAAAGTAGCCATGAAGTTCTTCGATGTTCAAAAGT CAGGGAAATTGTTAAACAATGAGATATCTTGGAGGGGAGATTCGGGTCTTAAAGACGGTAGCCAAGCCAATTTAGATCTTTCAAAAGGAATGTATGACGCCGGCGACCATATGAAATTCGGATTTCCGATGGCTTTCACTGCGACAGTTCTATCATGGGCTATCCTTGAATACGGCAACGAGATGAAAACCCTGAAACAGTTAAAACCCGCTAAAGACTCTCTAAAATGGATCACCGACTATCTCATCAACGCTCATCCAACCGACAATGTGTTATATATTCAAGTGGGTGATCCAGAAACAGACCATGGATGTTGGGACAGACCAGAAAACATGACGCAAAACAGGCCTCTCATTCAAATAAACTCATCTTTTCCAGGAACAGAGGTGGCTGCAGAGACTGCTGCTGCGATGGCATCAGCCTCGTTGGTTTTTAAGGATGAGGAATCCGGGTATTCGAGGACACTTGTGAAGCATGCGAAACAACTGTTTAATTTCGCCGACGAGTACAGAGGATATTACAGTGAGAGCTTCCCGGATTTGCAGAAGTATTATAACTCGAGCGGTTATGGAGATGAGCTGCTTTGGGCGGCTAGTTGGCTTTATTATGCAACCGGAGATGAATTCTATTTGGATTACGTTTGTGGGAAAAATGGAAATGATTTTGCTGATTGGGGAATTCCGACATGGTTTAGTTGGGACGACAAGAGAGCTGCAACTCAG GTATTGTTATCGAGGATAAGCTTTTTTGGATCGAGAGAGAACTCGAAAAGTGTCATTAACTACAGGAGAAGTGCTGAGTCGGTTATGTGCAACATCCTCCCAACCTCTCCGGCGGCCACCACTAGTAGAACTCACG GTGGTCTTATATGGGTCTCCGAATGGAATGCGTTGCTGCATCCAATCGGTTCTTCATTTCTAGCTGTGCTTTTCAGTGATTATATGTTCACAGCCCGTGTTACTAAATTATCATGTCACGGTCACACGTTTTCTCCTCATGATCTTCGAAAATTTGCAATTTCCCAG GCTGATTATGTATTGGGAGAAAATCCGATGAAGATGAGTTATGTTATTGGATATGGTGATAAGTACCCTGAATATGTTCACCATAGAGGGGCGTCCATCCCTTCGGATGCGACCACTGGGTGCATGGATGGGTGGAAGTGGTTTGAGTCGACTGAGCCCAACCCGAATGTAGCTACAGGGGCCGTGGTTGGTGGTCCGTTCTTAAACGAGACGTATGAGGATGTGCGAAACAATTCAAGGCAGGGAGAGGCAAGTACTTATAATAGTGCTCTCTTGGTTGGGCTTCTATCTGGTTTGGTCATGACCACTTCCTCATTGGTTACTACTTCCTTCTAG
- the LOC124929653 gene encoding chaperone protein dnaJ 11, chloroplastic-like, with product MCSSTTIFFIAAPFLGGAGTKFASRSAVPTTLKFRRAHNYSSIIIHSSSTFYEVLGIEAGATSQDIKKAYRNLARAVHPDVAPASSNGSESSADLFIKIHVAYSTLSDPGKRYDYDRKLCQRRQLCGQPRRNWETDQCW from the coding sequence atgtgtTCTTCTACAACCATCTTCTTCATTGCGGCGCCCTTTCTCGGCGGCGCCGGCACTAAATTTGCCTCACGCTCCGCCGTGCCAACGACGCTAAAGTTCCGGCGTGCTCACAATTACTCATCAATCATCATCCATTCTTCTTCTACCTTTTACGAGGTCCTGGGGATTGAGGCCGGGGCGACGTCTCAGGATATAAAGAAGGCCTACCGGAATCTAGCCCGGGCTGTCCACCCTGACGTGGCGCCGGCGTCGTCCAACGGGTCTGAGTCATCGGCTGACCTGTTCATCAAGATCCACGTGGCTTACTCCACGTTGTCCGATCCTGGAAAGCGATACGATTACGACAGGAAGCTTTGTCAGCGCCGCCAGCTATGTGGTCAGCCGCGCCGGAATTGGGAAACTGATCAATGCTGGtaa
- the LOC124929380 gene encoding uncharacterized protein LOC124929380 produces the protein MLKFLSKVKIEFNALDHRTAACMEFLAQCNARKAKESNPACQLLVKRRTDEQPPQIVVTFVNGVEEVYDATSTTAQTIRAMILEKGQLLETEQMFKEAGEKWPVIIPEEEIHQPAPGTKPRKAEEKKQ, from the exons ATGCTGAAATTCTTGTCGAAGGTGAAAATAGAGTTCAATGCCTTGGATCATCGGACAGCTGCGTGTATGGAGTTTTTAGCGCAGTGTAACGCTCGCAAGGCCAAGGAATCAAACCCAGCTTGTCAGCTTCTGGTGAAGCGCCGAACAGACGAACAACCGCCACAGATCGTCGTTACTTTTGTCAATGGCGTCGAGGAAGTTTATGATGCCACCTCCACCACCGCTCAGACTATCAGGGCCATGATCCTTGAAAAAGGTCAGCTACTTGAGACCGAGCAAATGTTCAAGGAAGCTGGTGAGAAGTGGCCCGTTATCATCCCAGAGGAAGAGATTCATCAACCAGCACCTGGTACTAAG CCCAGAAAAgcagaagagaagaaacagtaa
- the LOC124929379 gene encoding uncharacterized protein LOC124929379 yields the protein MGASASSEQGSPEQKEAESLAASLGALPMLKKAFSLLAAADDHDPQSNSIPIVSLQQLFTFKSHQKSNSGGGGGGLKNFDQLLTQLGPSIVDHFFLANANDHDHDHDDKGDGITYVQFLRGYVKCCGRSSTASSFNNLFRILTAAVTRAGLPPKLEFESEDTDYKMSGSFTPHDILLFLSLCWIMSFDSKTQQQEEEVPALPDLDHLLLSAVESCSEESNNETNSFWNCDLDLDLQLSAGKVLLWALKTTPNLADCTAQFVHGRLQKSVEDKSSEVDLSSEADDSSSSSNLLTKGMVWAISLTLTSTLRQEILKAFLPSSNNADDGNNYDRLIYRSSVHGKGMNRFWSNVEGYNGPTLIILAARFEDDDDNDNDGVTSKRCIVGVLTNQGFENKDTYYGSQGSLYAISPAFHVFSSHGKDKNFVYTHLHPTGRVYEPHPKPVGIAFGGSIGGNERIFIDEDFAKVTFRHHAVDKTYQHGPLFPGQGFLAVEAVVSEVEVWGLGGSHARKFQNSFKQREELFTNQRRKVDLKTFGNWEDSPEKMMMDMISDPNHVRREER from the exons ATGGGGGCGTCGGCATCATCTGAACAAGGTTCGCCGGAGCAGAAAGAGGCTGAGAGTTTAGCAGCATCCCTCGGAGCTCTCCCTATGCTCAAAAAAGCATTCTCCCTCCTCGCCGCCGCCGACGACCACGATCCTCAATCCAATTCCATCCCCATCGTTTCCCTTCag CAATTGTTCACGTTTAAGTCTCACCAAAAATCAAACtcaggaggaggaggaggaggattgAAGAATTTTGACCAACTATTAACTCAACTAGGTCCTTCCATAGTTGACCATTTTTTCTTGGCTAATGCtaatgatcatgatcatgatcatgatgatAAAGGAGATGGAATTACTTATGTTCAATTTCTCCGGGGTTATGTGAAATGCTGTGGAAGGTCTTCAACTGCATCATCATTCAATAATCTATTCAGGATACTAACAGCTGCAGTTACAAGGGCAGGTCTACCACCAAAACTTGAATTTGAATCAGAGGATACTGATTATAAGATGAGTGGATCATTCACCCCTCATGACATCTTACTGTTCCTGTCTCTATGTTGGATTATGTCTTTTGATTCAAAGACacaacaacaagaagaagaggTTCCTGCTCTTCCAGATTTGGATCACTTACTTCTATCAGCTGTTGAATCTTGTTCTGAAGAGTCTAACAATGAAACTAACAGCTTTTGGAACTGTGACCTAGATTTAGATCTTCAACTCTCTGCAGGGAAAGTTCTCTTGTGGGCTCTTAAAACAACACCTAACCTTGCAGATTGTACTGCACAGTTTGTCCATGGGAGACTCCAGAAATCTGTTGAg GACAAGTCGTCTGAGGTTGATCTTTCCTCAGAAGCAGATGatagcagcagcagcagcaatcTTTTAACAAAAGGAATGGTATGGGCCATTTCACTTACTTTGACAAGCACTTTAAGACAAGAGATTCTGAAAGCATTCCTCCCGAGCAGCAATAATGCTGATGATGGAAACAACTATGACAGATTAATCTATCG GTCATCTGTTCATGGGAAAGGTATGAACAGATTCTGGTCAAACGTTGAGGGTTATAATGGTCCGACTCTGATTATTCTTGCTGCTCgatttgaagatgatgatgataatgataatgatggTGTTACTTCAAAGAGATGTATAGTTGGTGTCCTTACTAATCAGGGCTTTGAAAACAAGGATACATATTATGGGAGTCAGGGAAGCCTATATGCAATAAGTCCAGCATTTCATGTCTTCTCATCCCATG GTAAGGATAAAAACTTTGTGTATACACACTTGCATCCTACTGGAAGAGTTTATGAGCCACACCCAAAACCAGTAGGAATAGCATTTGGAGGATCTATTGGAGGGAATGAAAGGATATTTATAGATGAAGATTTTGCCAAAGTTACGTTTCGCCATCATGCTGTAGACAAAACGTATCAACACGGTCCCCTTTTTCCTGGACAG GGGTTTCTGGCTGTAGAAGCTGTGGTATCTGAAGTGGAAGTGTGGGGATTAGGTGGAAGCCATGCtagaaaatttcaaaattcattCAAGCAGAGGGAAGAACTTTTCACTAACCAAAGACGCAAG GTTGACCTAAAAACATTTGGAAATTGGGAGGACTCACCTGAGAAGATGATGATGGATATGATATCTGATCCAAACCATGTTAGGAGGGAGGAGAGATAA
- the LOC124931398 gene encoding stress response protein NST1-like yields MSRCFPFPPPGYSAKISINETLIESIKLQRETEKAKAERKKERRREKKDKRKEKKESDKSLNAAVDEKGRDDKCETKKRKRSEEKVRKSGDKKRRREDKSPKQQSEKKTHAEEKPKLDEEKKRGVNTNELLEKSDLTQEHEQPLYSQNTYCLSDSSENSNQRKLQQATTLHENAVNAQGKQLIRIRLPSLKNQPVAVSLSTSKDEQPCSTSGRADSETGDGYDKLLPKNEEKISSDAPSGIKGVISNLNLKQTAHVVPCSSSSFEKKMKKVELVSNPNLKQTAHVVPCSSSSFEKKMKKVELVSNLNLKQTAHVVPSSSSSFEKKMKKVELVYKALVENLGPSLNEEMPDTNDEFDWLFKRSERCCKPVAAANDNSGGDERSSTMWPRAHYLAEADVYLMPFTIPF; encoded by the exons ATGTCTCGGTGTTTTCCGTTCCCACCACCTGGTTATTCTGCAAAGATTTCTATCAACGAGACCTTGATCGAATCGATTAAG CTCCAGAGAGAAACAGAGAAGGCCAAAGCTGAAAGGAAGAAGGAaaggagaagagagaagaaagataaaagaaaggaaaaaaaagaaagcGACAAGTCATTAAATGCGGCTGTTGATGAGAAGGGAAGGGATGATAAATGCGAGACAAAAAAGAGAAAGCGCAGTGAAGAAAAGGTCAGAAAAAGCGGCGATAAAAAAAGGCGTCGAGAAGACAAATCTCCGAAACAACAAAGTGAGAAGAAAACTCATGCAGAAGAGAAACCGAAACTTGATGAAGAGAAAAAGAGAGGAGTAAATACAAACGAATTATTGGAGAAGAGTGATCTTACTCAGGAGCATGAGCAACCCCTTTATTCACAGAACACATACTGTTTGTCAGACAGTTCAGAGAACAGCAACCAAAGAAAACTGCAGCAAGCAACTACATTACATGAAAATGCTGTCAATGCTCAAG GAAAGCAACTGATTAGAATTCGACTACCCTCTTTAAAGAACCAACCTGTAGCTGTGTCGTTATCAACAAGTAAAGATGAACAACCCTGCTCAACTTCTGGTAGAGCAGATTCTGAAACTGGTGATGGATATGATAAGTTGTTGCccaaaaatgaggaaaaaatAAGTTCCGATGCCCCTTCAGGGATAAAGGGGGTTATTTCTAATCTGAATCTGAAGCAGACTGCTCATGTTGTGCcttgttcatcttcttcatttgagaagaagatgaaaaaggTAGAATTGGTTTCTAATCCGAATCTGAAGCAGACTGCTCATGTTGTGCcttgttcatcttcttcatttgagaagaagatgaaaaaggTAGAATTGGTTTCTAATTTGAATCTGAAGCAGACTGCTCATGTAgtgccttcttcttcttcttcatttgagaagaagatgaaaaaggTAGAATTGGTTTACAAAGCTTTAGTAGAGAATTTGGGGCCATCACTAAATGAAGAGATGCCAGATACAAATGATGAGTTTGATTGGCTATTTAAGAGAAGTGAAAGGTGTTGTAAACCTGTTGCTGCTGCAAATGATAATAGTGGTGGAGATGAGAGATCTTCTACTATGTGGCCTAGAGCACATTATCTTGCTGAAGCTGATGTTTATTTGATGCCATTCACTATTCCCTTTTAA